One window of the Microtus ochrogaster isolate Prairie Vole_2 chromosome 10, MicOch1.0, whole genome shotgun sequence genome contains the following:
- the LOC102000992 gene encoding transcription initiation factor TFIID subunit 9-like, whose product MESGKMASPKSIPKDAQMMAQILKDMGITEYEPRVINQMLEFAFRYVTTILDDAKIYSSHAKKATVDADDVRLAIQCRADQSFTSPPPRDFLLDIARQRNQTPLPLIKPYSGPRLPPDRYCLTAPNYRLKSLQKKAPTPAGRITVPRLSVGSVSSRPSTPTLGTPTPQTMSVSTKVGTPMSLTGQRFTVQMPASQSPAVKASIPAASTVQNVLINPSLIGSKNILITTNMVSQNTANESANALKRKRDDDDDDDDDDDDYDNL is encoded by the coding sequence ATGGAGTCTGGCAAGATGGCGTCTCCCAAGAGCATACCGAAAGATGCACAGATGATGGCCCAAATCCTGAAGGATATGGGGATTACAGAATATGAGCCGAGAGTTATAAATCAGATGTTGGAGTTTGCCTTCCGATATGTGACCACAATTCTAGATGATGCTAAAATTTATTCCAGCCATGCTAAGAAAGCTACTGTTGATGCAGACGATGTGCGATTGGCAATCCAGTGCCGGGCCGACCAGTCTTTCACTTCTCCTCCCCCAAGGGATTTTTTATTAGATATTGCAagacaaagaaatcaaactcCTTTGCCGTTGATCAAGCCATACTCAGGGCCTAGATTGCCACCTGATAGATATTGTTTAACTGCTCCAAACTATAGGCTTAAGTCTTTGCAAAAAAAGGCACCTACTCCTGCAGGAAGAATCACAGTTCCACGATTAAGTGTTGGCTCAGTTTCTAGCAGACCCAGTACTCCCACACTGGGCACACCAACTCCACAGACCATGTCTGTCTCAACTAAAGTGGGCACCCCAATGTCCCTCACAGGACAAAGGTTCACAGTGCAGATGCCTGCTTCCCAGTCCCCTGCTGTGAAAGCTTCAATTCCCGCAGCATCAACAGTTCAGAATGTTCTGATTAATCCGTCACTAATTGGGTCCAAAAACATTCTGATTACCACTAATATGGTATCACAGAATACAGCCAATGAGTCAGCAAATGCACTGAAAAGAAAacgggatgatgatgatgacgatgacgatgatgatgatgactatgATAATTTGTAA